Part of the Streptomyces sp. NBC_01353 genome, CGCCGCCCGTGCCGCCGTCGGCGAACTCACCATGATGACCTCCGGCTCGGCCGCCGCTTACGAGCTCGCCGACCCGTTCCTGGAGGCCATGAGCAGCACGGTCTACCGCCTGGGCGACCGCGCCGGACTCGGCTCGAAGGTCAAGATCGTGAACCAGCTGCTTGCCGGCGTGCACATCGCCGCCGCGGCCGAGGCGATGGCCCTCGGCATCAAGGCCGGCGTCCCGGCCGATGCGCTCTACGAGGTCATCACGCACAGCGCGGGCAACTCGTGGATGTTCGAGAACCGCATGGCCCACGTCCTCGCCGGCGACTACACGCCACTGTCAGCGGTCGACATCTTCGTCAAGGACCTCGGGCTCGTCCTCGACGCCGCCCGTCCCGAGCGGTTCCCGCTCCCGCTCGCCGCCACGGCGCACCAGATGTTCCTGCAGGCGTCGGCGGCCGGTTTCGGCCGCGAGGACGACAGCGCGGTCATCAAGATCTTCCCCGGCGTCGACCTGCCGAAGGCTGAGGGCTGACATGAGCATCCGACTCGGCTGCATCGCCGACGACTTCACCGGCGCCACCGACCTGGCCAACAACCTGGTGCGCGCGGGTATGCGCGTCGTCCAGCTAATCGACGTACCGCCGGCCGGAACGGCCGGTGACGTAGCCACCGACGCCGACGCCGTCGTCATCGCCCTCAAGTCGCGCACCGTCCCGGCCGCCGAGGCCGTCGACGCCTCGCTGCGGGCGCTCGCCTGGCTCCGTTCCGCCGGCGCCGAGCAGATCTACTTCAAGTACTGCTCCACCTTCGACTCGACGCCGGCCGGCAA contains:
- the ltnD gene encoding L-threonate dehydrogenase, coding for MNDQDRPTRPRVGVVGLGAMGLGMARSLRAAGHDVAVHDLRPDVAEGFARDGGTAYATTGDLAAAVDVLVGVVVNAAQVESVLFGAEGEADRLRPGSVFVMCSTVDPGWSEELEGRLAEQGVLYLDAPISGGAARAAVGELTMMTSGSAAAYELADPFLEAMSSTVYRLGDRAGLGSKVKIVNQLLAGVHIAAAAEAMALGIKAGVPADALYEVITHSAGNSWMFENRMAHVLAGDYTPLSAVDIFVKDLGLVLDAARPERFPLPLAATAHQMFLQASAAGFGREDDSAVIKIFPGVDLPKAEG